Below is a genomic region from Dehalococcoidia bacterium.
CGCCTCCGAACTTGTCGTTCGGGTTCTGAATGCGGAAGTCGGGCTCGTTGTACAACACCCAGTAGCGGACATTGTACGGCGGCTGCTTGTACCGTTCGACTGCGGCGCGAACGAACTGAAGCCAGCGGTTCTGCATCGCCGCGGTGCGGAAGGGACCGCACGTCGGGAAGGCGGCCCATGTCGGCGGGTCGACAATGTTGACGAGCGGATTGACCCCCTGTTCCCGCAGCAGCCGGATCGCCTGGTCAGCGCTCGCCCAGTTGTAGGTGGGGGGAGAGGTTTGGACCGGCTCGATCTCCTCCCAAGTCAGAAAAGTCCGGACCCACCCCGCTCCGCTCTCCCCGATCCGCGTCATAAAGAGGTCGTTGACGAGCGGTTTATGCCAAAGCCCCGCGATCAGCGACTTCTGAGTGGGCGGTCCAGGCGGCAGCGGCCCGGCGAGACTTGAGACAGCAGGCGAGGAAGCCGGCGGCAAGTGGGGACTGCGCGGGAGATCGCCTGCGGGGGTCCGCGGAACAAGCGCCTGCGCCGGATACAGTCCGGCCTCTTTGCCGACATCGCCGCCGTTCGCGACGACGACTTGGCCGGCGCGCGCCCACGGAACATCCACTTTCCATTGTTGGAAAACTTTGCGCTGAGCGCGCACAACGATCACGTTCGGCAGCTCGTGGACGCCCATCGGCAGACCGTTCAGCGCGATCGGGTCGGGCGCGGCGAAGTAGGCCGCTCGGAGGGCGGGGTAGGGATCGAGAAGGGCTAGATGCGCGGCAACGATCTGCTCCCACCCTTTGCCGCGGTCGCTCGACCAGTCCTGCGACCGTGGCACCTGACGCACGGTCAGCAGCCAGTCATCCTTTCCGGCGGCACTCAGCTCGTCGAAAACGTTGACGATCGCCATGGTCCTGCTTTCCGGACGCCATTGAAGCACGACCTTCTGAAACGCCTGCACGGTGAACCCGTTCCAGAGAAAGCGCTCCGAGATCGGATAGCCGACATTGGGAACCCCGCCGTAGCGGTTGAACCACTCCCAGAACGGAATGCCTCCCTCATTGGTGACGCGAAAGCCGAGGTCGCCGCCGCCGCCCTTCCCGTTGGCTTGGCTGTAAAACCATCCGCCAGGGATGGGGAAGTCATCGCGGCTCTGCGCTCGGGTTGGAAGCAGCCCAAAAAGCAGGAGCAGCGAAAGCGCGAGAAGCAGGGATCGCCGCATGAGCATCGTTCCTCTGGCAACATGCTGGAACTGCGACTGGCGTGGCTCGCGGAGAAGACGCTACGGTTGACGCGGCAGTTCTCCAGGCGCACAAAATGACAGGCGAAAGCGTAACGGTTGGGCACGATGGCAACAACAGCAGCGGGCACGGCAGCGCGCCTGATCCGGCTAGGGGTCGGTCTTGGGAGCATGCTTCTCTGCGCGGGCTGCATTTGGATGGAAGACGAGGGCCGCGGGGGAGCAGCGGCGGAGTGTCTTCTCGCAAGCCGCTTGGCGGCGGCAGTGGGAACGCAGTGGGTGGAAGCGGTGTACGCCGCGGTTGAGGGCATGGCGCGGCCGGCACCGACGGGGCCGTGGGACCTCCGTTCATTCGGCGTGCCGGCTGCGCGCCAAGTTCGCACTGTCGTCGCGGTTGCGGATACGCCGCACGCGGCCGCCTTTCCGACAGCGTCCTTCGCGGTCCAAACCGAAATCGAGGGAGCGGCAAGCGCACCGATGTTCCGGTTTTACGAGGAACGCGACGACGGGTGGTACTGGCTCGGCGACGGCGACCGAACGCTCCCAGTGCTGATCCTGCCGCCCCAACGGGTCTTGCCGCGAGTTCTCCGCGTAGGGCAGCGATGGGAGCAGCGCTATCGCGACTCGCGCTTTGCCATCGAGATGACGGCAGAGCACGAAGTGGTCGGCTGCGGCGATGTGCGCGTTCCTGCCGGCCAGTTCTCTAACGCCTTGCTCGTGCGCTCAACGTATCGCTCTCCCGATAGTCCGGCCTTCTCCGTCGTCCATGCTTGGCATGCGCCGGCGATCGGCATTGTCGCGACGACGACCGCGTCCAGTTTCGTTGAGTCGACGGCGACCGTGACCGTGCTCGTCGAGTATCGGCCGGTCGGGTGAGCGGCGATGAGCGAGCTGTTGTTCGTTCCGCCGGAATGGGTCCTTCTTGTCGGCGATCCGGCGAGCATTGCTCCCCTTGAGCGCGCGCTCACCGCCGAAAGCGTCACCGTGCGGGTCGCCAGCGAGCGCGCCCGGTTTGACCGGCTGCTTCAGCTCGGCCGGCCCGCTGCCGCTGCGGTCGACCTCGACCATCCCCTCGGCGCTGAGGCGGCGTCCGACCTCGCGGCGCAAGGGGTCCTTCTGGTCGTCCTGAGCAGTGAGTTGAACCACTTGCGGCGCTTCAAGCAGGTCGCGCCGATCGCCATGCACAAGCCGGTCACCCCGCGCGCGTTTCTCCGCGCTGTCGACAGCCTGCTCGGCCGGCGCTGAGGGGTGCTGCCGCCAGCAGCGCGGCACCAATCTGGTACGATGCGCCCATCCTCAGCAGCACGAGGCGGGCGTCCGGAATGGCGGGAGCGGCTGGCTTGCCGATGGGACGGGCGGGTGTCCACGGTCTTGATGGCGGCGCGCTGCCTCCGGCTGCGGCGGTCGGGGCCGTTGCTGCGGTCGTCGGGGCGGCGCTCGCAAGCTGGGCAGCTGTTGCGCTTGTCGCCGGCCTCCTTGCGGCAGTGGGGATAGGCAGCCTCGCCCTCCCGCTGCGCCGCCAGGTGGTCGCGTTGGTAGCGATTGCGCTCCTCTTTCTCGCTGCTGGCCATCTGCGCGCGCAGTCGGCCCGAGCAGTCGGGCACGACGATATCAGTCGGTTCAACGGCCAGCAGACCCTCGTGAAAGGCGTTGTTGCCGAGCTGGGCGACCGGCGGGAGCGGTTTCGGCGGGTGGTTGTCGACGTGTTCGAGGCAGGGTCGCCGCTCGCGCCCGCCTCCGGCCGCATGCAGGTGGACCTCGGCCCGGACGAGCAGGTGCTGCCGGGCGAGGTCGTCCTTCTCCACGGGGTGGTTGCGGCGCCGCCCGCCTTCGCCGGATTTGACTATCGCGCGGTGCTCGAGCGCCAAGGCATCCGCTCGACGATGCGCTTTCCTTCGCTGCACCAGACGGGGGAGCGCGCGGGAGCGCCGATCGTCGGCGTGCTGGCGGCAGTTCGCGAGCATCTGCGTGCCAGTCTGAGCCGTTCGCTTCCTCAGCCCCAAGCGGCGATCGCGGCGGGGCTCGTGATCGGCGGCCGAGAGGAGTTGCCGGCGGCTGTTCGCGATGCCTTCGCGCGCACTGGCACGAGCCATCTGCTCGCTGTCTCCGGCTTCAATATGATGCTGGTTGGCGCCGGCGCGCTCGGCGTGCTTCTCCCGCTTGTCGGGCGGCGGCGTGCCGCACTCGGCGCGCTGGTTGCCATCTGGCTCTTCGCTGGGGTGACGACGGGAACCCCCGCGGTGCTGCGCGCTGCAGTGATGGCGTCGCTGGGGTTGGTCGGGCTGCTGTTCGGTCGGCAGCGAAACGGGCTCCTTCTTCTCGCGCTCGCTTCTGCAGCCCTTGCGCTCGTCGATCCGCGGGTGGTCGACGATGTCGGATTTCAGTTGAGCGTGGCAGCGACCGCGGGGCTGCTTATCGCTGCCGGTCCGATCGAGGCGGTGCTGCGGCGCGCTGCGCTGCTCCGCGCCGAGGTGCTCGCGCCGCTGCGCGAGGCGGCTGCGTCGACCCTCGCGGCGGTGCTGGCGACCCTCCCGATCGTCGCGCTGACGTTTGCGACAGTGTCGCTCGTCGCGGTGCCGGTCAATGTCATTGTTGCGCCGCTCATCGCTCCGGCGATGGCAACGGCCGCGCTCTGCGGGCTGGCGGGGCTTCTCCACCCGCTGCTCGGTCACCTCACCGCGCTGCCGGCATGGCTGTTCACCAGTGCCATTCTGGCGGCTGTCGAAGCGGCTGCCGCTATTCCGGGTGCCGCCGTCGCGGTCGCGCCGCCGCCCGGCTGGGCGACGCTGGCGGTCTATCTAGGGCTTGGCGCGGCGCTGTTCCCGCCGGTCCGACGCGCGGTGGGCAGCGTCGCTGCCGGCGCGCGGGGGAGAGCGCTCCTTGCGCTCGCAGGGCTCGCCGCTGCCGCAAGCTGGACGGCGGTTGTCGCGACGCCCGAAACGCGCCAGGGGACCGTTGTCTTCATCGAAGGAGGCGCAGTAGCGCGGACGCCCGGCGGGCGCATCATCGTCGTGGATGGCGGGTCGCAGGCCGCTCGGCTGCTGGCTGAGCTGGACCGGCTGCTGCCTCTCTGGGATCGGCGAGTTGACCTTTACGTTGCGAGCAGCTGGCGGACGGAGCACGCCGCAGCGCTCAACGACGTTGCGCGCCGCGTGCCCGTCGACCGCGTTCTCGGCCCGCCGCTGCCCGACGATGATCGCCGGTGGTCGGCCGTGCTCGGCGAACGCCGCTTGTCCTTCATCGAAATCGACCGTCCTGTCGATATCGCCCTTGGCGATGGCTCCCGCCTCTGGGTCGAACCAGCGACGCCCCTTGCTGTCCGCCTCGCTCTGCCGGCAGCGACGGTCGCACTGAATGAGGCGGGGCGCCGCCGCGGCGCCGCTCTTGGCGCAGCCTATGACTCTGCCCGCCGGCCAACGGTCGAGGTCGCTGGGGAGCGCTATGGGCTCGCCCGGCATGGCGCAGTTCGGCTGGTAATCGGAACCGAGCTGCGGGTCGATGTCGCGCAGCGCTGAGCAGTCCGCTGCCGATCGTCTGGTATCATTGCGAGGAAGGGAGCGGGACCGATGATGTGCCCATCCTGCGGCGCAGAGCTGCTCGAAGAAGCCGAAGCGTGTCTTTCCTGCAGGGCGTCCTCTTCGCCCACGCTCCCGGCGGTAGTCTCCTCTCCTGCTCTCCCGGCGCGGGTCGAGCGTTCGGCCTGGCCAACGCTGCTGCGGCCTCTTTTGCCGATTGCAGGCGGGGTCGCTGCCGTTGCAGTGACTGCGAGCCTCGCGGTCGCCGGCCTGCGGCGCTGGCCCGGCTTCCTCCTCTCGCGTGGGCGCACGCCGCGCGACGACGTGCCGCTCATTGAGATCGACGAGGCGATCGTGATCCGCGCTCGGTCAACGCGGGTTCGCGCGCGGTGAGCCGCTGGCGGCTGATCGCCCATCGCGGCGCATCTGCCGAGGTTACCGAAAACACCCTTGCCGCCTTCGACCTCGCTGCTCGCCACGGCGCTGACGCCGTCGAATGCGACGTTCGCCTGACGCGAGACGGCGTCCCCGTGGTCTTTCACGATGCTGACCTCGTTCGTCTTGCGGGGAGGCCCGAGCGGGTCGACTCCTTGACCGCCGCGGAGGTTGCGGCAGTGCGCCTAGAAGGCGGCCACCGGATCCCGACGCTTGCGGAAACCCTGGTCTGGTCGCGGACTGGGCTCCCCCTCATCATCGAAGTGAAGTCCGGTGCCGACCCCGTGCTGATGGCGAGGCAGGTCGCAGCGGTCGCCGCGGCGGTGGGGGGCACGGTTGCCGCGCTCTCGTCGTTCTCGCCCCGGCTCTTGGAGGCGCTCGCTGCTTCCTTGCCGGAAGTGCCGCGGGCGCTGGTCGCTGACCTGCCGGCAGAGGACGCGGCCGTGCAAGCGCGAGCAGTGGGCGCTGCGGCCTTGCATCTTGCGGTGAGACGCTGGACAGGCGCGCCGCCATTCGAGCCGACATTCGTTTGGACGGTTGATGACGTGAGCGCGGCGGGCCGGCTTCTTGGCGAGGGGGCGAGGGGGATTTTCACCAATCGGCCGGCGGCGCTGGCGGCACTGCGAGGATCGGCGTGACGTGGCTGGCCGCCCTTCTTGCGAGCATCGCGACGGCGATCGCGATCTTGCGAGGGGTGGTAGGCGCGGTCTGGCTGCACCGCTGGCTTCAGCGCGACCTCGCGCCGGCGTGGGCGCTGCGGCGCGGTCCGACGGTGCCGGAGGCGGTCGTGGAGATCCTCGTGCGCGGGGGAGACCCGCGGGAGGTGTGGAAGGCGAAGGGGGCGCCGCTCGAAGAGCTGCCGGAAGAGACGAGCCGCCATCTGCCCGAAGTCCGGCAGCTTCTGCGCCGGATCTGGCGCGTGGGCTGGCTCGCGGGGCTGGCAAGCATCGTTCTCGGCGGGGCGCGCCCGCGCGCGGCGGTCCGGGGCGCCGGTCGCGTGTCGCTGCTGCTGGGCGGCATCGGGCTGCTCTCCGTCCTCGCGCTCTTCCCGGCGATCTGGGCGCTCTATCACCGGCTTGCCTATGCCAGCGATGACTGGCAGCTCCCTGAGGATGTCTTGCTCGCCGCCCTCTACCCCGAGCGGTTCTACCAGCGCGCGGCGGCGCTCTGGTTCGCCTTGCTTGCGCTGAGCGGTATCGGCTGCCTTGCGCTTGAGGCGTGGTTCCGAAGAGGAGGCAAGCGATGATGAGCTCCTCGCCCGGCCTGCTGCGCTCCCTCGCCCTTTTCGACGGACTGGACCCCTCCTCCCTAGCGCTGCTCGAAGAGCGGGTGCGAGCGCGCGTCTTCCGCGAAGGGGAGATCATCTTCCGGCGCGATGACGTCGGCACCGCGCTCTATGTCATCCGCAGCGGTCGGGTGAAGATCCGGCTGACGGCGGACGATGGGCGCGAAACAGTATTGGCGCTCCTCGGGCCCGGCGCGTGCTTTGGCGAATTGGCGGTTCTCGACGGCGAGCCGCGCTCGGCTGATGCGGTCGCGGTCGACCGGACCGAGACGGTGATGCTGCTGCGCGACGATTTCTTGCGCGCCCTCGACCAAAGCGCGGTGCTGGCGAAGCGGATGATCCTCCTGATCAGTCAAAAGCTCCGCCAGACCAACGAGCAGCTGTACGACCTCGTTTTTTATGATGTGCCCGGCCGGGTCGCGAAGCGGCTGCTCGAGCTTGCCGCAACCCACGGGGTGCGCTCGCCCGTGGGGACCCAGATCGACATCTCCCTAACCCAGCAGGACCTCGCGCAGCTTATCGGCGCGAGCCGCGAGAGCGTCAACCGCGCTTTGCGCTCCTACGTCGCTCGCGGCTTCATCGCCGTTGCTCATCAGCGCATCGTCATTCTCAAGCCTGAGGGGCTTCGGCGCCAGCTGGGCTCGGCGGGCTGAGCCCAAGCCCGAGGTCTTGGCGCATTTTCAAGGCGTCGGCGACCGCCCACCGCTCGGTGATGCGGCCATCGCGCACCGTGTAGATGTGCATCTCCTTCATCTCGAAGCGCCGGCCGCTGGGCGGATAGGGACCGTAAGGGCCGCTGTGCGTTCCGGTCGCCGTTCCCCGGTCGATCACCTTCTCGCCAGACACGAGCAGTTCATCAACTCGGTAATGCAGGTCGGGAAATCCTGTCCGGAGATGGCGGAAGAGCTCCTTAATCCCGGCGCGGCCGGGCGAGAAGGCAGGATTTTGGTCGTGGTTGACGAAGTCGTCCGAAAAGAGCTCGTCAACACGGTCGAAATTCCCACGATTGACGACCTCATCGTAGAAGCGCTGGACCACCGCTTTGCGCTCGTCGTCCGTCATTCCTGCCTCGGCACGATTTTTCCGTGATCCTACGACGTTCTTGTCAGCGCTGTCGTTGAGGCAGCAGCGCGCCCGCGGCATACTCGACGCGCAGCTCGCGCGCGTGCTCGTGCGTGTAGGTCAAGCGCAAGATGCCGACGCGCGCGTCGTACGTGAAGGCGGAAGCGGGCAACGGCTCCCCGGCGAGAAGGACGCGCGTCGGGGGCGGGGCGGCGATCTCGATGCTGCCGGGCACCGACGCCGGCCCCCGGAGCTGATAGCGGAGCACGCCGGGCGCTGCCTCCCCAGTGACCGCGCTTGCTGTCCACAGCCAGCCTGCCTCTTGGCGCACGATAAACAGCTTGAGGCTCGCCGGCGGCAGGTCCGCAGCGATCGCGGTGTCGGCGAGAAACGTTGTCCCCGTGCCGGTGTCGCGCACGACGGCGGGGCGGTGCTGCAGCCCAAAATCGGTCAGCTTCGCGGTGATCGTTCGCCGGCTCGCTGAGCGGTTGATGAAAGCGAGGTACGTCAGCCCCTCGACGCGGGTTGCGACCACTTCGGCGTTCGTGCCGAAGGAGAAGGCGGTTTGTCCGGCGAACGGCCGCAGGTGGACAAGCCACCGCCGCAGCTGCGCCACTGCCGGCTCCTCAAGCCGTGTCAGCGGGAACCCGAGGCCGGTCATCCCGCCGACAGCGAGGGCCGTCTCGATCCAGCGGAAGCGGAGGGAGGCAGCGTCGCCGTCGCCCTCCGCCGCCGCGCCGAGATGGGGGCGCTGGTTGAGGGCGATGCGCTGGAAGAGCGCGTAGTCGAAATGCTGGCGCAGCCCAGCGCGCGGAGCAGCGCGGTCAAAGGCGGGCGCTTGGTCCGCGAACCGAACTGCATGGACATAGGGATTGGCGAACGGAGGGACATACCACCCGGCCTCGATGTACGCATTCGGCTTGGCCGCCCAGGCGTGTTCGGCTGTGAGACGGTACAACTCGGCCGCTTGGAGCGACGGGCGCGGCCGCTCTTTCGCGACGGCGGCGAGCGTCTCGCCGTAGCCGTCGATCCAGATCCCGTCGGCGTCATAGGTGACGACAATGTCGCGCACCAGCTCTGCCCACCAAGCGCGAACGGCGGGATTGCTGAAGTCGAACAGCCGCTTCTCGCTCGCGGTCGCGAGCGGAATGAACCAGGCGGGCTGCTGATCGACCAGCGGACGCAGGGCAGCATGAGCAGCTGCACCGCTGTCGAGAAGCGGACCGGGGACGCCGAGGACAACGCGGATGCCGCGCAGATGGGCATAGTCGACGAGGGCGCGCATCCCGCTTGGAAAGCGCGTTCGGTCGACGGTCCGT
It encodes:
- a CDS encoding ester cyclase, which codes for MTDDERKAVVQRFYDEVVNRGNFDRVDELFSDDFVNHDQNPAFSPGRAGIKELFRHLRTGFPDLHYRVDELLVSGEKVIDRGTATGTHSGPYGPYPPSGRRFEMKEMHIYTVRDGRITERWAVADALKMRQDLGLGLSPPSPAGAEAPQA
- a CDS encoding glycerophosphodiester phosphodiesterase; the protein is MSRWRLIAHRGASAEVTENTLAAFDLAARHGADAVECDVRLTRDGVPVVFHDADLVRLAGRPERVDSLTAAEVAAVRLEGGHRIPTLAETLVWSRTGLPLIIEVKSGADPVLMARQVAAVAAAVGGTVAALSSFSPRLLEALAASLPEVPRALVADLPAEDAAVQARAVGAAALHLAVRRWTGAPPFEPTFVWTVDDVSAAGRLLGEGARGIFTNRPAALAALRGSA
- a CDS encoding ComEC family competence protein, producing the protein MAGAAGLPMGRAGVHGLDGGALPPAAAVGAVAAVVGAALASWAAVALVAGLLAAVGIGSLALPLRRQVVALVAIALLFLAAGHLRAQSARAVGHDDISRFNGQQTLVKGVVAELGDRRERFRRVVVDVFEAGSPLAPASGRMQVDLGPDEQVLPGEVVLLHGVVAAPPAFAGFDYRAVLERQGIRSTMRFPSLHQTGERAGAPIVGVLAAVREHLRASLSRSLPQPQAAIAAGLVIGGREELPAAVRDAFARTGTSHLLAVSGFNMMLVGAGALGVLLPLVGRRRAALGALVAIWLFAGVTTGTPAVLRAAVMASLGLVGLLFGRQRNGLLLLALASAALALVDPRVVDDVGFQLSVAATAGLLIAAGPIEAVLRRAALLRAEVLAPLREAAASTLAAVLATLPIVALTFATVSLVAVPVNVIVAPLIAPAMATAALCGLAGLLHPLLGHLTALPAWLFTSAILAAVEAAAAIPGAAVAVAPPPGWATLAVYLGLGAALFPPVRRAVGSVAAGARGRALLALAGLAAAASWTAVVATPETRQGTVVFIEGGAVARTPGGRIIVVDGGSQAARLLAELDRLLPLWDRRVDLYVASSWRTEHAAALNDVARRVPVDRVLGPPLPDDDRRWSAVLGERRLSFIEIDRPVDIALGDGSRLWVEPATPLAVRLALPAATVALNEAGRRRGAALGAAYDSARRPTVEVAGERYGLARHGAVRLVIGTELRVDVAQR
- a CDS encoding Crp/Fnr family transcriptional regulator, yielding MMSSSPGLLRSLALFDGLDPSSLALLEERVRARVFREGEIIFRRDDVGTALYVIRSGRVKIRLTADDGRETVLALLGPGACFGELAVLDGEPRSADAVAVDRTETVMLLRDDFLRALDQSAVLAKRMILLISQKLRQTNEQLYDLVFYDVPGRVAKRLLELAATHGVRSPVGTQIDISLTQQDLAQLIGASRESVNRALRSYVARGFIAVAHQRIVILKPEGLRRQLGSAG